A stretch of Spirosoma oryzicola DNA encodes these proteins:
- a CDS encoding vWA domain-containing protein, producing MKGFQFSDYVPPEQKDGNKFDQLLNIFQQLLLLTSGDVEQAMSWMSQLDRQYGLTDDKYGIGNFFDDLKEKGYLTEDNEEGKIVMTPKSEQTIRRSALDEIFGKLKRSKSGGNHNTPYSGSGDELSSDLRTYQFGDTLEQISMTESIKNAQINSGVDDFRLMERDLEVTEKEQKTQTSTVLMIDISHSMILYGEDRITPAKKVALALVELIKQKYPKDTLDIVVFGNDAWQIQAKELPYLEVGPYHTNTVAGLELAMDLLRRRKNKNKQIFMITDGKPTCLKEGIKYYKNSFGLDRKVVSKTLTLAAQCRRLEIPITTFMIASDPYLKQFVQEFTKVNNGRAYYSGLQGLGNMMFEDFQRNRRKNIKG from the coding sequence ATGAAAGGCTTTCAATTTTCTGACTACGTCCCCCCCGAACAAAAGGACGGCAATAAGTTCGATCAGCTCCTTAACATCTTCCAGCAACTGCTCCTGCTGACCTCCGGCGACGTAGAGCAGGCGATGTCCTGGATGAGCCAGCTTGATCGGCAGTACGGCCTGACCGACGACAAATACGGCATCGGCAATTTTTTCGACGATCTGAAAGAAAAAGGCTATCTGACCGAAGACAACGAGGAAGGCAAAATCGTGATGACGCCTAAAAGCGAACAAACGATCCGCCGGTCGGCACTCGATGAGATTTTCGGTAAACTCAAGCGGTCGAAGTCAGGAGGGAACCACAATACGCCTTACTCGGGCTCGGGTGATGAATTGAGCAGTGATCTACGGACCTACCAGTTTGGCGATACGTTGGAACAGATCTCGATGACCGAATCCATCAAAAACGCGCAGATCAACAGCGGTGTCGATGATTTTCGGCTGATGGAGCGTGACCTGGAGGTGACGGAGAAAGAGCAGAAAACGCAGACGTCAACGGTACTGATGATCGACATTAGCCACTCGATGATTCTGTACGGCGAGGATCGCATCACGCCCGCCAAGAAAGTAGCCCTGGCACTGGTCGAGCTGATCAAACAGAAATACCCGAAAGACACGCTCGACATTGTGGTGTTTGGGAACGATGCATGGCAGATTCAGGCGAAGGAATTACCGTATCTAGAAGTTGGTCCTTACCACACCAACACCGTGGCCGGGCTTGAACTGGCAATGGACTTGCTGCGTCGACGCAAAAACAAGAACAAGCAGATCTTTATGATCACCGACGGAAAACCGACCTGTCTGAAAGAAGGGATTAAGTATTACAAAAACTCGTTCGGGCTTGATCGCAAGGTAGTGAGCAAAACATTGACGTTAGCCGCTCAATGCCGTCGATTAGAGATTCCCATTACCACGTTCATGATTGCTTCGGACCCGTATCTGAAACAATTCGTGCAGGAGTTTACGAAGGTGAATAACGGGCGCGCTTACTACAGTGGCTTGCAGGGATTAGGCAATATGATGTTCG
- a CDS encoding TonB-dependent siderophore receptor — translation MSKLYMYVLLLCLSSSVAFAQTGGLRGKITSSEGNPVESVTVQLKGTRYGAMSTAEGTYELKNIKAGDYTLQISLIGLETREQAVSVQAGQVTDVPTVMLNESANQLQEVMVMAGRGKYTDPNVSSSLRLAAPILEIPQNIQVITNKVLSDQLVTSMSDGVIRNVSGATRLEHWGDMYSRVNARGGRLSAFRNGMNITSTWGPLTEDMSFVDHIEFVKGPAGFMMSNGDPTGIYNVVTKRPTGVTKGEASLILGSYDFYRASIDLDGKLSSDGRLLYRFNAMGQTKNSFRPYEYNNRYSVAPVISYRLSDRTTLTTEYIYQYSKMSNVGSYYAFDTRGYAKLPRDFTLAERGLEPTTINDHNLTINLQHQIDPNWKITAQGSYFNYQQMGSSMWVNSVSANGDVIRNVSIWDASSVMKFGQLYLNGTAQTGGIQHRILTGLDLGSKEYLADWGQSFDLDTAGSFNIYRATRGAPVLPISNFDRSKSLAQRAGGVLTQSYTGFYAQDELGFLNNRLRLTLAGRFTDVTNNSYGTITKGKRFTPRVGLSVSIDPQTSVYALYDQSFVPQTGIRRDGGEVKPVTGNNQEIGLKRDWFGGRWNTTLALYSILQNNQNSADPSNTASEQFVIQFGQTKTQGIEFDLRGEIVSGLNLVANYALTDSKISRSATESLVGNKVPGYAKHNANAWLSYRVQQGILKGVGASLGFNYQGERTTWAWTGATGQLALPDYFKLDGGLFWEQDRFRVTANVFNLTDAYLYSGSPYLTFYYYQAEPGRNSRVGISYRF, via the coding sequence ATGAGCAAATTATATATGTACGTTCTACTACTGTGTCTTAGTAGTAGTGTTGCCTTTGCGCAAACGGGTGGCCTTCGCGGTAAGATTACTTCTTCCGAAGGCAATCCAGTCGAATCGGTTACCGTACAGTTGAAAGGAACTCGTTACGGTGCCATGTCTACGGCGGAGGGTACCTATGAGCTAAAAAACATTAAAGCGGGCGACTATACGCTTCAAATTTCACTGATTGGCCTGGAAACTCGGGAACAGGCCGTAAGCGTACAAGCAGGACAGGTTACCGATGTCCCAACCGTTATGCTCAACGAAAGTGCCAACCAGTTGCAGGAAGTCATGGTGATGGCCGGACGGGGCAAGTACACCGACCCGAACGTTTCTTCGTCGCTACGGCTGGCGGCTCCCATTCTTGAAATTCCGCAGAATATTCAGGTTATCACCAATAAGGTGCTATCGGATCAGCTGGTAACCAGCATGAGTGATGGCGTTATTCGCAACGTTAGCGGAGCGACACGGCTCGAACATTGGGGCGATATGTATTCGCGGGTAAACGCGCGGGGTGGTCGTTTGTCAGCGTTTCGGAACGGCATGAACATCACCTCAACCTGGGGTCCGCTAACGGAAGACATGAGCTTTGTCGATCACATTGAGTTTGTGAAAGGTCCCGCCGGTTTTATGATGTCGAATGGCGACCCAACCGGTATTTACAACGTCGTGACCAAACGGCCAACGGGTGTTACCAAAGGTGAAGCCAGCCTTATTCTGGGCAGTTACGATTTCTACCGGGCTTCGATTGATCTGGACGGCAAGCTCAGTTCGGATGGTCGTTTGTTGTACCGCTTCAACGCGATGGGGCAAACCAAAAACTCGTTCCGCCCGTACGAATACAACAACCGCTACAGCGTTGCTCCCGTTATCAGCTACCGCCTAAGCGACCGGACAACACTGACGACCGAATACATTTATCAGTATTCAAAAATGTCGAACGTGGGTAGTTACTATGCGTTCGATACGCGTGGCTATGCGAAGCTCCCCCGCGATTTTACGCTTGCCGAACGCGGTCTGGAACCGACTACTATCAACGATCATAACCTGACCATTAACCTTCAGCACCAGATCGATCCCAACTGGAAAATAACGGCTCAGGGCTCGTACTTCAATTACCAGCAGATGGGTAGTTCGATGTGGGTAAACTCGGTGAGCGCGAATGGCGACGTCATCCGAAACGTAAGCATCTGGGACGCGTCGTCTGTTATGAAATTTGGTCAGCTATACCTGAACGGAACGGCGCAGACGGGCGGTATTCAGCATCGCATCCTGACAGGTCTGGATTTAGGCAGCAAAGAGTACCTCGCCGACTGGGGACAGTCCTTTGATCTAGACACAGCGGGTTCGTTCAACATCTACCGGGCTACGCGAGGAGCACCTGTGCTCCCCATTAGCAACTTTGACCGGAGCAAGAGCTTAGCCCAGCGGGCGGGCGGTGTGCTGACGCAGTCGTATACCGGCTTCTACGCCCAAGACGAATTAGGCTTTCTTAATAATCGCCTTCGCCTGACGTTGGCGGGTCGTTTTACCGACGTAACGAATAATTCGTACGGTACCATCACCAAAGGAAAACGCTTTACGCCCCGGGTGGGCCTGAGTGTTTCGATTGATCCACAAACATCGGTTTATGCCCTTTACGATCAGTCCTTTGTCCCGCAGACCGGTATCCGGCGCGACGGTGGCGAGGTGAAACCCGTTACCGGCAACAACCAGGAGATCGGCCTAAAACGCGATTGGTTTGGCGGTCGCTGGAATACGACATTGGCGTTGTACAGCATCCTGCAAAACAACCAGAACTCGGCTGATCCCAGCAATACGGCTAGCGAGCAGTTTGTTATCCAGTTCGGCCAAACCAAAACGCAGGGTATTGAATTCGATTTGCGGGGCGAAATTGTAAGCGGTCTGAACCTGGTTGCCAACTACGCCTTGACGGATTCAAAGATTTCACGTTCGGCTACCGAGTCTCTGGTCGGCAACAAAGTGCCGGGCTACGCGAAGCACAACGCCAATGCCTGGTTGAGCTACCGGGTTCAGCAGGGTATACTGAAAGGGGTTGGAGCTTCTCTGGGTTTCAACTACCAGGGTGAGCGCACAACCTGGGCCTGGACTGGGGCAACGGGACAGCTGGCACTACCCGATTACTTCAAACTCGACGGTGGGTTGTTCTGGGAACAGGATCGGTTCCGGGTCACGGCTAACGTCTTCAACCTGACCGACGCTTATCTGTATTCCGGTTCGCCCTACCTGACCTTCTACTACTATCAGGCTGAGCCAGGTCGTAACTCACGCGTTGGCATCAGCTACCGGTTCTAA
- a CDS encoding aspartate carbamoyltransferase catalytic subunit produces the protein MAQSLSVRHLVGIKDLTESDIQLILETAGQFKEVINRPIKKVPSLRDVTIANVFFENSTRTRLSFELAEKRLSADVVNFSASGSSVKKGETLLDTVNNILAMKVDMVVMRHSSPGAPHYLTKHINANVVNAGDGTHEHPTQALLDSFSIREKLGDVAGKRIAIIGDITHSRVALSNIFCLQKQGAEVMVCGPKTLIPKHIEALGVKVGHDVRAALAWCDVANVLRIQLERQQIKYFPSLREYSLYFGISKQMLDELDRPIVLMHPGPINRGVELTSDAADSSHSIILDQVENGVAVRMAVLYLLAQL, from the coding sequence ATGGCCCAATCTCTCAGCGTCCGCCATCTGGTGGGCATTAAAGACCTGACCGAATCTGACATTCAGCTCATTCTAGAAACGGCTGGGCAGTTCAAAGAAGTCATCAACCGCCCGATTAAGAAGGTTCCCTCGTTGCGTGATGTGACCATCGCCAACGTTTTCTTCGAGAATTCGACCCGTACCCGACTGTCGTTTGAACTAGCCGAAAAGCGATTGTCGGCGGATGTCGTTAATTTTTCGGCGTCGGGCAGCTCGGTGAAGAAGGGCGAAACCTTACTGGATACGGTCAACAACATTCTGGCGATGAAAGTGGATATGGTCGTGATGCGGCACAGCAGCCCCGGCGCTCCGCACTACCTGACCAAGCACATCAACGCCAATGTCGTCAACGCGGGCGACGGCACCCACGAACACCCGACCCAGGCGTTGCTGGATTCCTTTTCCATTCGCGAAAAGCTCGGCGACGTAGCTGGTAAGCGCATTGCCATCATCGGCGACATTACCCACTCGCGGGTAGCGCTGTCCAATATTTTCTGTTTGCAGAAACAAGGAGCCGAAGTGATGGTGTGTGGCCCCAAAACGCTTATTCCAAAACACATCGAAGCCCTTGGGGTGAAAGTCGGGCATGACGTTCGGGCGGCCCTGGCCTGGTGCGATGTGGCGAACGTGCTTCGCATTCAGCTGGAACGCCAGCAAATCAAATACTTCCCGTCGTTACGCGAGTATTCGCTGTACTTCGGCATTTCGAAGCAAATGCTCGACGAACTCGATCGGCCTATCGTTCTGATGCACCCTGGCCCCATCAACCGGGGTGTCGAACTGACTTCCGATGCTGCCGACTCATCGCATTCGATTATTCTGGATCAGGTCGAGAATGGCGTTGCGGTTCGTATGGCGGTGCTTTATTTACTGGCCCAATTGTAG
- a CDS encoding arylsulfatase translates to MKTFLLCLSISLSFILVNYAQTPSRPNIVVILADDLGYGDIGVNGQKRIKTPHIDRLAKEGMQFTQFYAGTSVCAPSRSSLMTGQHTGHTYIRGNKEVKPEGQQPIADSVVTMAELLKKAGYTTAAFGKWGLGPVGSEGDPTRQGFDQFYGYNCQALAHRYYPDHLWHNDQKIVLAGNQDLKQARDYAPDLIQKQALQFLNEQTGRQPFFLFLPYTLPHAELLVPDDSLFAQYKGKFDEKPFNGADYGPDAKTGGYTSQAYPRATFAAMVARLDLYVGQLMASLKAKGLDQNTLVIFTSDNGPHTEGGADPQFFNSGGGFRGVKRDLYEGGIREPFLARWPGVIKSGSKSDYMGAFWDLFPTFAELAGAKSTTPIDGLSFVSSLTGRGTQQKHDYLYWEFHEGGGKQAIRQGNWKAVRLQVVQNPKGLVELYDLSKDPGETKNLAAQYPDKADELGRLMTSSHVESALFPLVKQ, encoded by the coding sequence ATGAAAACCTTTCTTCTCTGCCTTTCCATTAGTCTTTCTTTTATTCTTGTCAACTACGCGCAGACACCTAGCCGCCCCAACATCGTCGTCATTCTGGCGGATGATCTGGGGTACGGCGACATTGGCGTTAATGGACAGAAACGAATCAAGACACCCCATATTGATCGGCTGGCCAAGGAAGGAATGCAGTTCACTCAGTTTTACGCGGGTACATCCGTCTGTGCCCCGTCGCGCTCATCACTTATGACGGGGCAGCATACGGGCCATACGTACATACGGGGGAACAAAGAAGTAAAGCCCGAGGGCCAGCAACCCATCGCTGATTCGGTCGTTACCATGGCTGAACTGTTAAAAAAAGCGGGCTATACCACGGCGGCATTCGGCAAATGGGGATTAGGCCCCGTCGGTTCGGAGGGCGACCCAACCCGACAAGGGTTCGACCAGTTTTATGGCTACAACTGTCAGGCGCTGGCCCACCGTTATTATCCCGATCATCTTTGGCATAACGATCAGAAGATTGTGCTAGCTGGCAATCAGGACCTGAAACAAGCCCGCGACTATGCGCCGGATCTTATTCAGAAACAGGCGCTTCAGTTTTTGAACGAACAGACGGGCAGACAACCGTTCTTTCTTTTTTTGCCCTACACCCTCCCTCATGCCGAACTGCTCGTCCCCGACGACAGTCTGTTTGCGCAGTACAAAGGAAAATTCGATGAGAAACCGTTCAACGGAGCCGACTATGGACCCGACGCCAAAACGGGTGGGTATACCTCGCAGGCCTATCCACGGGCTACGTTTGCCGCTATGGTAGCCCGGCTCGACCTGTATGTCGGTCAGTTGATGGCTTCGTTGAAAGCGAAAGGACTGGACCAGAACACGCTGGTCATTTTTACCAGCGACAACGGCCCACATACGGAAGGAGGAGCCGATCCTCAATTTTTCAACAGTGGTGGTGGCTTTCGGGGTGTCAAACGGGATTTGTACGAAGGGGGTATCCGGGAGCCTTTCCTCGCCCGCTGGCCCGGCGTCATCAAGTCGGGATCGAAAAGCGATTACATGGGCGCATTCTGGGATCTGTTTCCCACTTTTGCCGAACTGGCAGGAGCCAAGTCAACTACTCCAATTGATGGTCTATCCTTTGTTTCGTCGCTGACGGGCCGAGGAACGCAGCAAAAACACGATTATCTGTATTGGGAATTTCACGAAGGAGGTGGCAAACAGGCTATCCGTCAGGGCAACTGGAAAGCGGTTCGGCTACAGGTTGTCCAGAATCCGAAGGGGCTAGTCGAGCTTTATGACTTGTCAAAAGACCCTGGCGAAACCAAAAACCTAGCGGCCCAATACCCCGACAAAGCGGACGAACTGGGCCGATTGATGACCAGTTCGCACGTTGAGTCCGCACTCTTTCCCCTGGTAAAGCAATGA
- a CDS encoding M20/M25/M40 family metallo-hydrolase, with product MQNRFLFFLVFLAAPLFGQTPSAKRIAQHIDKLASDKMQGRGTGSPENAKAAAYIAKQFRKYKLLPLGTNGYYQPFTAKIRRVVVADSLPKAANVIGFLDNGAPYTIVIGAHYDHLGLGRQGSSLETQPEGKIHNGADDNASGVAGLLELAQYFAKNNVKEPYNFLFMAFGAEELGLQGSRYFLNNPTLPLEKMNFMICMDMIGRYNPERGVGIGGYGTSDAWPTVFKGVESTIKFFTDRPGNGGSDNAAFYAKQIPVLFFHTGGHPDYHKPSDDPDKIDSKAEEAILQLEIKILENAMQQPKMNFTAVK from the coding sequence ATGCAAAACCGCTTTCTCTTTTTCTTGGTTTTTTTAGCTGCCCCCCTTTTTGGGCAGACGCCATCCGCCAAACGGATTGCTCAACACATCGACAAACTCGCTTCCGATAAGATGCAGGGCCGGGGTACAGGCAGCCCCGAAAATGCTAAAGCAGCTGCGTACATCGCCAAACAGTTTCGCAAGTACAAACTATTACCATTGGGCACCAATGGCTATTACCAGCCGTTTACGGCAAAAATCAGACGGGTAGTCGTTGCTGACAGTTTACCAAAAGCCGCCAATGTGATTGGTTTTCTGGACAACGGCGCACCGTACACCATTGTCATCGGCGCTCACTATGATCACCTCGGCTTGGGTCGGCAGGGTAGTTCGCTGGAGACGCAACCCGAAGGAAAGATTCATAACGGAGCCGATGATAATGCATCGGGTGTGGCTGGTTTGCTGGAGTTAGCACAGTATTTCGCTAAAAACAACGTCAAAGAGCCATATAATTTCTTATTTATGGCCTTTGGTGCTGAAGAGCTAGGCTTGCAGGGCTCCCGCTACTTTCTCAATAATCCGACATTGCCGTTGGAGAAAATGAATTTTATGATCTGTATGGACATGATTGGCCGCTACAATCCTGAGCGGGGCGTTGGCATTGGTGGTTACGGAACGAGCGATGCCTGGCCGACTGTGTTCAAGGGCGTCGAAAGTACAATCAAGTTTTTCACGGATCGTCCCGGCAATGGAGGCTCCGACAACGCGGCTTTTTACGCCAAACAGATTCCGGTGCTGTTCTTTCACACGGGCGGCCACCCCGACTACCACAAACCCTCCGACGATCCCGACAAGATCGACAGCAAAGCGGAAGAAGCGATTCTCCAGCTTGAAATAAAGATTCTGGAAAACGCCATGCAGCAGCCGAAAATGAATTTCACGGCGGTAAAATAA
- a CDS encoding DUF433 domain-containing protein, with the protein MLTRITIDPTICHGKPTIRGSRL; encoded by the coding sequence ATGCTGACCCGAATTACCATTGACCCAACTATATGCCACGGCAAACCCACGATTCGTGGGTCACGGCTGTAA
- a CDS encoding alpha-amylase family glycosyl hydrolase: protein MHTNNATPSAVGSRFTADASSPSVGQTGVHYEIFVRSFADSNGDGIGDLNGVTSKLDYLKDLGVSTIWLMPISPSPTYHKYDVTDYYGIDPEYGTMDDFKRLVTEAHQRGIGVIIDLVLHHTSIKHPWFEEASKGPDNPYWNYYKWLRPDEIKRRKLATRDITADSGERNPWHAVRGAAYPERYYGMFWSGMPDLNFDYQPVRDEVFKIVRYWLNDIGVDGFRLDAARHLYREFEEPKNHEFWAQFGQVVEAAKPGAYTVGEVWTRPEHIAPYFRGLKANFNFDLQLMIAEIVQKENDTEDLVEYLSYVHATFRTVNPQFIDALLLSNHDQNRIGSLLHGNIDQLKVAANLLLTLPGLPYLYYGEEIGMLGMKPDEFIREPFLWDIRERDKQRTRWRRGRYSTSQTIQPLAQQQSDPNSLFNHYQRLIHYRNTHPVLNNNLSLLSQSGIRQKGVVAFIRQNGSDGQRVLVVHNLTKKSIDVFFSPTEEWCTAIVFEGAAGSSLNSDRLTVPAYSCVVLK, encoded by the coding sequence ATGCACACAAATAATGCCACGCCATCAGCGGTAGGCTCACGCTTTACAGCTGATGCGTCTTCTCCTTCGGTCGGCCAGACGGGGGTTCACTACGAAATTTTTGTCCGTTCCTTTGCCGACTCCAACGGCGATGGCATCGGCGACCTGAACGGGGTTACCAGCAAACTTGATTACCTGAAAGACCTTGGCGTATCGACGATCTGGCTCATGCCGATCAGCCCGTCGCCAACGTACCATAAGTACGATGTGACGGATTACTATGGCATTGATCCGGAGTATGGAACGATGGACGATTTTAAGCGGCTCGTTACCGAAGCGCACCAGCGGGGTATTGGCGTTATTATCGACCTGGTTCTCCACCACACCAGCATCAAACATCCGTGGTTTGAGGAAGCATCAAAGGGGCCTGATAACCCGTACTGGAACTACTATAAATGGCTTCGCCCTGACGAGATCAAACGGCGTAAGCTGGCAACCCGCGACATTACGGCCGATTCGGGCGAACGAAACCCCTGGCACGCAGTCCGTGGAGCAGCCTACCCCGAACGGTATTACGGCATGTTCTGGAGCGGTATGCCCGACCTGAATTTCGACTATCAGCCGGTACGGGACGAAGTTTTTAAGATTGTTCGCTATTGGCTCAACGACATTGGCGTAGACGGTTTCCGGCTCGACGCGGCACGTCATTTATACCGCGAGTTTGAAGAACCTAAAAATCATGAGTTTTGGGCACAATTCGGGCAGGTAGTCGAAGCGGCTAAGCCCGGTGCCTATACCGTCGGCGAAGTCTGGACCCGCCCCGAACACATTGCGCCTTATTTCCGGGGGTTGAAAGCCAATTTCAATTTCGACCTTCAATTGATGATCGCGGAGATCGTTCAGAAAGAAAATGACACCGAAGACTTGGTGGAGTATCTTTCATATGTCCACGCCACCTTCCGAACGGTTAACCCTCAATTTATTGACGCCTTACTCCTGTCAAACCATGACCAGAACCGGATTGGCAGTCTGCTTCATGGAAATATTGATCAATTGAAAGTAGCGGCCAATCTCTTGCTGACATTGCCCGGCCTTCCCTATCTGTATTATGGCGAAGAAATCGGGATGTTGGGTATGAAGCCGGATGAGTTTATACGGGAACCGTTTTTGTGGGACATTCGGGAACGGGACAAACAACGGACGCGCTGGCGTCGGGGTCGCTACAGTACCAGCCAGACGATTCAGCCACTGGCTCAGCAGCAGTCGGACCCGAACTCGCTTTTCAACCACTACCAACGCCTGATCCACTACCGGAATACCCATCCCGTTCTGAATAACAACCTGAGCCTATTGAGCCAGTCGGGTATCCGCCAGAAGGGCGTTGTCGCATTCATCCGGCAAAATGGCTCAGACGGTCAGCGTGTACTGGTTGTTCATAACCTGACCAAAAAATCGATTGATGTCTTCTTCTCGCCAACGGAAGAATGGTGTACAGCCATCGTTTTTGAAGGCGCAGCAGGTAGCTCGCTCAACAGTGACCGCCTGACCGTACCTGCTTACAGTTGTGTCGTGTTGAAATAG
- a CDS encoding Maf family protein: MFLLRYPLVLASGSPRRKQLMNDAGFQFTIETRPTDEIFPDTMPVNEVAEYLARQKAEQFMPDLGQRIVLCADTVVILDNQIMNKPQDEADARRMLRALSGRTHRVRTGVALLTPSVDSTEPIVQSFTDETTVRFVTLTDAEISYYIHECKPFDKAGSYGAQDFIGLVGIDQLEGSFYTVMGLPTHRVYQALKPYAINV, from the coding sequence ATGTTCCTCTTACGTTACCCGCTCGTGCTGGCATCCGGATCGCCCCGCCGGAAACAACTCATGAACGACGCCGGATTTCAGTTTACGATTGAGACGCGTCCCACCGACGAGATTTTTCCTGACACGATGCCCGTCAATGAAGTGGCCGAATACCTCGCCCGTCAGAAAGCGGAACAGTTTATGCCGGACTTAGGGCAGCGCATTGTTCTCTGCGCCGATACAGTTGTTATTTTGGACAACCAGATCATGAACAAGCCCCAGGACGAAGCCGACGCCCGCCGAATGCTGCGGGCGCTATCGGGACGAACCCACCGCGTCCGGACCGGCGTTGCCCTCCTGACTCCGTCCGTTGATTCGACCGAGCCAATCGTACAATCCTTTACCGATGAAACAACCGTTCGGTTTGTCACGCTGACCGATGCAGAAATCTCGTACTATATCCACGAGTGTAAACCCTTCGATAAAGCGGGTTCTTACGGCGCGCAGGACTTTATCGGTTTAGTTGGTATCGACCAGTTAGAAGGCTCATTCTACACGGTAATGGGTTTGCCAACGCACCGGGTTTATCAGGCGCTAAAGCCTTACGCTATCAACGTGTAA
- a CDS encoding GNAT family N-acetyltransferase gives MRIRPATGADAPTLVPLAATTMREAFGPPHNPAQLVEEYIETAITEPILEAELADPRSTFFIIENDEQIPVGYAKLRRHRAPRRLAQSLGETDKAIEIQRIYLLQHQTGQGQGRLLMQHCLDWARSAGYTVVWLGVWERNERALAFYQKNGFERFGYHYFQFGSERQRDFWLKKQL, from the coding sequence TTGAGAATTCGTCCTGCTACTGGTGCCGATGCGCCAACACTCGTGCCGTTAGCGGCAACGACCATGCGCGAAGCTTTCGGGCCCCCTCACAATCCGGCTCAGCTTGTTGAGGAGTACATTGAAACGGCCATCACTGAGCCCATCCTGGAAGCTGAACTGGCCGACCCACGTTCAACGTTCTTCATCATCGAAAATGATGAACAGATACCCGTTGGTTACGCGAAGTTACGTCGGCATCGGGCACCGCGTCGGTTGGCGCAGTCGCTTGGCGAAACGGATAAAGCCATTGAAATACAGCGGATTTATTTGTTGCAGCATCAGACAGGGCAGGGGCAGGGTCGCCTGCTTATGCAACACTGTTTAGACTGGGCGCGTAGTGCTGGTTACACCGTCGTCTGGCTCGGTGTTTGGGAGCGGAATGAACGCGCACTTGCCTTTTACCAAAAAAATGGGTTCGAGCGCTTTGGGTACCACTATTTTCAGTTTGGGTCCGAGCGGCAGCGGGATTTTTGGCTCAAAAAACAGTTATAG
- a CDS encoding MarR family winged helix-turn-helix transcriptional regulator: MSIETDIKQATPFRTPYHRVMVNLIYTSNWMADSQMRLLKPFGLTLQQYNVLRILRGQSPNPVKVSDITERMLDKMSNASRLVDKLVAKKLVLRTECPSDRRAVDVVVTDKGLALLTQLDVHQAELDADYQSKLTEEEAVYLSQLLDKLRA; this comes from the coding sequence ATGTCAATAGAAACCGACATTAAGCAAGCAACTCCATTCAGGACGCCTTACCACCGGGTGATGGTCAACCTGATTTATACCAGCAATTGGATGGCTGATAGTCAGATGCGCTTGCTGAAACCATTTGGGTTAACCTTACAACAGTATAACGTCTTGCGGATCTTGCGCGGGCAGTCCCCCAACCCGGTTAAGGTAAGCGACATTACGGAGCGGATGCTCGACAAAATGTCCAATGCATCCCGGTTGGTTGACAAATTGGTCGCTAAAAAACTTGTGCTGCGGACCGAATGTCCCAGTGACCGCCGGGCCGTAGACGTTGTTGTTACCGACAAAGGACTGGCTCTGCTTACGCAGCTGGACGTTCATCAGGCCGAACTGGACGCTGACTACCAAAGCAAGCTTACCGAAGAAGAAGCGGTTTACTTGAGTCAGTTACTCGACAAACTAAGGGCTTAA
- a CDS encoding YceI family protein — MKTRQFLAGLVAVAVMAGTSAFVGPKKVATYKVDTQKSVLNWNGKKVTGEHSGTVKLSDGSLAVDGGKLTGGTFSFDMNSIVCTDLTDAGYNAKFIGHMKSEDFFNTAKYPTSTFKITKVTPKGGDAYDITGNMTIKGITNAVTFPATVKATANGVEANGKATLDRTKYDIRYGSKSFFENIGDKAIYDDFTIEMKVVANK, encoded by the coding sequence ATGAAAACGCGTCAATTTTTAGCTGGTCTTGTTGCAGTTGCTGTAATGGCCGGTACCTCGGCTTTTGTTGGCCCAAAAAAGGTAGCTACATATAAAGTAGATACACAGAAAAGCGTATTGAACTGGAACGGTAAGAAAGTAACCGGCGAACACTCTGGAACGGTTAAATTATCAGATGGTTCTCTAGCTGTAGACGGTGGTAAACTGACGGGCGGAACCTTCTCGTTCGACATGAATAGCATCGTTTGTACGGACCTGACCGACGCTGGCTACAATGCGAAGTTCATTGGACACATGAAGTCGGAAGATTTCTTCAACACAGCGAAGTACCCAACGTCGACCTTTAAAATCACCAAAGTAACCCCAAAAGGTGGTGATGCGTACGACATCACGGGTAACATGACCATCAAAGGAATCACGAACGCTGTAACGTTCCCTGCAACGGTTAAGGCTACTGCCAATGGCGTTGAAGCAAATGGTAAAGCAACGCTTGATCGTACCAAATACGACATTCGTTATGGTTCGAAATCGTTCTTCGAAAACATCGGTGACAAAGCAATCTACGACGATTTCACCATCGAAATGAAAGTAGTAGCGAACAAATAA